In the Pungitius pungitius chromosome 5, fPunPun2.1, whole genome shotgun sequence genome, one interval contains:
- the cds2 gene encoding phosphatidate cytidylyltransferase 2 encodes MTDLRHRGAKDTDPTLQQQPSEDKGSDSELKVEKDVASDGEAKADSEVPEVPAPGDDTPEVLNKALSGLSSRWRNWWVRGILTLAMISFFFLIIYLGPIVLMMIVLIVQIKCFQEIITIGYSVYHSYHLPWFRTLSWYFLLCVNYFFYGETVTDYFFTLVQREEPLRILSKYHRFISFALYLTGFCMFVLSLVKKHYRLQFYMFGWTHVTLLIVVTQSHLIIHNLFEGMIWFIVPISCVICNDIMAYMFGFFFGRTPLIKLSPKKTWEGFIGGLFSTIVFGIMFSYLLAGYRYFVCPVEFNNDSNSFQVDCEPSDLFQLQDYALPAVLESFTGWSTVRLYPFQIHSIALSSFASIVGPFGGFFASGFKRAFKIKDFANTIPGHGGIMDRFDCQYLMATFVNVYIASFIRGPNPSKVIQQLLALRIDQQLHIFNSLKTHLTEKGLLPALEEAAGV; translated from the exons ggcTCTGACAGCGAGCTGAAGGTGGAAAAAGATGTGGCGTCAGACGGCGAGGCCAAGGCGGACTCTGAGGTCCCAGAGGTGCCGGCCCCAGGTGATGACACCCCGGAGGTTCTGAACAAGGCCCTGTCTGGACTCTCCTCGAG ATGGAGGAACTGGTGGGTCCGAGGTATCCTCACACTGGCCATGatctccttcttctttctcaTCATCTACCTGGGGCCTATAGTGCTGATGATGATT GTCCTCATCGTTCAGATTAAGTGCTTCCAGGAGATCATCACCATCGGATACAGCGTGTACCACTCGTACCACCTGCCCTGGTTCAGGACGTTGAGCTG GTACTTCCTGCTGTGTGTGAACTACTTCTTCTACGGTGAGACCGTGACCGACTACTTCTTCACACTggtgcagagggaggagcctctTCGCATCCTCAGCAAATACCACCGATTCATCTCCTTTGCCCTCTACCTCACAG GGTTCTGCATGTTTGTGCTGAGCTTGGTGAAGAAGCACTACCGCCTTCAGTTCTACATG TTTGGTTGGACCCATGTGACTCTGCTGATTGTGGTGACTCAGTCTCACCTTATCATTCACAATCTGTTTGAGGGGATGATCTG GTTCATTGTGCCAATTTCCTGCGTGATCTGTAATGACATTATGGCCTACATGTTTGGTTTCTTCTTCGGCCGCACCCCTCTCATCAAG cTCTCACCCAAGAAGACTTGGGAGGGCTTCATCGGAGGATTGTTCTCCACTATCGTGTTTGGCATTATG TTCTCCTACCTGCTGGCCGGCTACCGCTACTTTGTGTGCCCGGTGGAATTCAACAACGACTCCAACAGCTTCCAGGTGGACTGTGAGCCGTCGGATCTCTTCCAGCTTCAGGACTACGCTCTGCCCGCCGTGCTGGAGTCTTTCACTGGCTGG agcaccgtgcgTCTCTATCCGTTCCAGATCCACAGCATTGCGCTCTCCTCCTTCGCCTCCATTGTGGGACCTTTTGGGGGATTCTTTGCCAGTGGCTTTAAAAGAGCCTTTAAGATCAAG GATTTCGCCAACACTATCCCGGGTCATGGTGGCATCATGGACCGATTCGACTGCCAGTACCTCATGGCAACCTTTGTTAATGTCTACATTGCCAGCTTCATCAG GGGCCCGAACCCCAGCAAGGTGATCCAGCAGCTCCTGGCCCTGCGTATcgaccagcagctccacatctTCAACTCCCTGAAGACTCACCTGACGGAGAAGGGCCTGCTGCCAGCGCTGGAGGAGGCTGCCGGGGTCTag